Proteins encoded by one window of Cuniculiplasma divulgatum:
- a CDS encoding ArsR/SmtB family transcription factor — protein sequence MDRETERLVWYILGATRGGPMRMRIIGTLINRPQNMNSLARELDVNYRTVEHHINILIKSEMVVEEGEGYGKIYFPSALVEKIYDEIVAMMKRRGMNV from the coding sequence TTGGACAGGGAGACTGAAAGGCTTGTGTGGTATATTCTGGGAGCTACGAGAGGTGGCCCAATGAGAATGAGAATCATTGGAACACTGATAAATAGGCCACAGAATATGAACAGCCTTGCGAGGGAACTGGATGTGAACTACAGAACAGTTGAACATCATATTAACATACTGATAAAAAGTGAAATGGTTGTTGAGGAGGGTGAAGGATATGGTAAAATATACTTTCCATCTGCATTGGTAGAGAAGATATATGATGAAATTGTGGCAATGATGAAGAGGAGGGGAATGAATGTATGA
- a CDS encoding methylenetetrahydrofolate reductase: MVNFKESLNNLPLIFTVIPLRDSKTGDPEHDNRIVKNIEARIMDISKTLSDFPGLTAINVPELVEENHEGKPRYNSIFTRKLARGIAYQLGKEAIINKVVAHMESFDEFANWIVETESQGIRNIVLVGGNTRHHRYTGPNVSEANLITKHLMKTKNLNDITIGNICLPERGGEARRMLYKTISGADFFTTQMLFEGDHITHLLKEYGELCSKAQVNPATVILSFAPLKSVADLNLLDFLGVDLPDETKDYILENEQVSKAYKRSIKNALDVLTAIMSDKIHNYPEINIGINVEQLTKSNMPYSIEMLKEFHIMTQKK, from the coding sequence ATGGTTAACTTCAAAGAATCCCTCAATAATTTGCCCCTTATATTCACAGTTATACCCTTAAGGGACAGCAAGACCGGAGATCCGGAGCATGACAACAGGATCGTGAAGAATATTGAAGCACGGATTATGGATATATCCAAAACACTGTCAGATTTCCCAGGATTAACAGCTATTAATGTTCCTGAACTGGTGGAAGAAAATCATGAGGGAAAGCCAAGATATAACAGCATATTTACAAGAAAACTGGCCAGGGGAATTGCATATCAGCTTGGAAAAGAAGCAATCATTAATAAGGTTGTAGCACACATGGAATCCTTTGATGAATTTGCCAACTGGATTGTGGAAACTGAATCGCAGGGCATCAGGAATATTGTTCTTGTTGGTGGAAATACAAGACATCACAGGTATACCGGCCCAAATGTTTCAGAGGCAAACCTGATTACAAAACATCTTATGAAGACGAAAAATTTGAATGATATTACCATAGGAAACATCTGTTTGCCTGAGAGGGGTGGTGAGGCAAGAAGGATGTTATATAAGACCATATCAGGAGCTGATTTCTTTACAACGCAGATGTTATTTGAGGGGGATCACATAACTCATCTTCTGAAGGAATATGGTGAATTATGTTCAAAGGCACAGGTGAATCCTGCAACAGTGATCCTGAGTTTTGCACCACTAAAGAGTGTTGCTGACCTCAATCTGCTGGATTTCCTTGGCGTTGATCTACCTGATGAAACAAAAGATTACATACTTGAGAATGAGCAGGTTTCCAAAGCGTATAAGAGATCTATCAAAAACGCATTAGATGTTCTGACGGCAATAATGAGTGACAAGATCCATAATTACCCTGAAATAAACATAGGAATAAATGTGGAACAGCTCACTAAATCCAATATGCCCTATTCAATCGAGATGTTAAAAGAATTTCATATTATGACCCAGAAAAAATAA